Proteins from a genomic interval of Mustela lutreola isolate mMusLut2 chromosome 4, mMusLut2.pri, whole genome shotgun sequence:
- the SEC31B gene encoding protein transport protein Sec31B isoform X4, translated as MDVYLHSTDKWTEGHVSFLPHTGLTMKLKELERPAVQAWSPASQYPVYLATGTSAQQLDASFSTNGTLEIFEVDFRDPSLDLKHKGVLSASSRFYKLIWGSFGSGLPEGSGIIAGGGDNGLLTLYNVTHILSSGKEPVIAQRQKHTGPVRALDFNPFQANLLASGASDSEIFIWDLNNLNVPMTPGSKSQQPPEDIKALAWNRQVQHILSSAHPSGKVVVWDLRKNEPIIKVSDHSNRMHSSGLAWHPDIATQLVLCSEDDRFPVIQLWDLRFASSPLKVLESHSRGILSMSWSQADAELLLSSAKDNQILCWNLGSSEVVYKLPTQSSWCFDVQWCPRDPPVFSAASFDGWISLYSVMGRSWEVQQMRQADKISSSFSKGQPLPPLQVPEQVAQASLIPPLKKPPKWMRRPAGVSFAFGGKLVTFALPSTPAHQVPQPCLRLVFVSQVIIESEFLRRSAELREALESGNLLNYCQDKMEQTSLQSEKMLWQFLKVTLEEDSRMKFLKLLGYSKDELQKKVATCWKSDVGLGESPQSKGDDLHSNRQQVFCSQTSKHLTEEASASSSFFDELVPQNMTPLEIPITEDTDGLLSQALLLGALRPAVELCLKEERFADAIILAQAGGADLLRRTQECYWAKKKTRISSLIACVVRKNWEDMVHTCNLQNWKEALALLLTYSGPEKFPELCDMLGTRMEQEGGGALISEARLCYVCSGSVELLVECWAKCHQASYPLALQDLMEKVMVLNRSLELLRGPDRVSSGPATTFRVTQYASLLAAQGSLATAMSYLPRDCTQAPVQQLRDRLFHAQGSGVLGQQCPPFPFARVVVGATPHSKATSSYRLGFQPSHQVPTPSPRPRIFTPQSSLVTPLISSHPGPYQSSQTQNISAYRAPELQAAQPLPLAPSVRPAFFEPPLLSGQKAQISNPLGFPGAWPLPGPPPPVVSSDAIQPSSTSLAETTRLFPPLPVRLPGVSPASFGSLAPPVNFSTTHPPGGPGAACSSALPITGPSTAHPGPQDSLKNAPMPRANLQRKKLSERFMPPAPITAPVMSLTPEPRGVLSSQPSVLGMGHAPPGAPGEFSLQQLQQRPPEKVERKELPPEHQSLKTSFEKLLQRCSLSATDLKTKRKLEKAAQRLECLYDKLCQGTLSPHVLAGLHEVARCVDAGDFEQGLAVHAQVVACSSFSEVSSFMLVLKAVLTIAQKLHM; from the exons ATGGATGTCTACCTTCATTCGACAGATAAG TGGACTGAGGGCCATGTCAGTTTTCTACCCCACACAGGACTGACCATGAAGCTAAAGGAACTTGAACGGCCAGCTGTCCAAGCGTGGAGCCCAGCCAGCCAGTACCCTGTGTATCTGGCCACAG GAACATCTGCCCAGCAGCTAGATGCCTCCTTTAGCACAAATGGCACATTGGAAATCTTTGAGGTTGATTTCAGGGACCCCTCTTTGGACTTGAAACACAAGGGAGTCCTTTCTGCCTCAAGCAG GTTTTACAAGCTGATCTGGGGGAGCTTTGGCAGTGGGCTTCCAGAAGGCTCCGGGATCATTGCAGGCGGCGGGGACAATGGCCTGCTTACTCTATACAATGTGACCCACATCCTGTCTTCGGGGAAGGAACCTGTGATTGCTCAGAGACAGAAGCACACGGGACCTGTCAGAGCCCTTGACTTTAATCCTTTCCAG GCCAACCTCCTGGCCTCGGGGGCCAGTGATTCTGAAATCTTTATTTGGGATTTGAATAACCTCAATGTGCCAATGACCCCAGGATCCAAGTCACAG CAGCCTCCAGAAGACATCAAGGCACTCGCTTGGAACCGGCAGGTTCAACACATTCTGTCTTCTGCTCACCCCAGCGGCAAGGTGGTTGTGTGGGATCTCAGGAAGAATGAACCTATCATCAAAGTCAGCGATCACAGCAACAGG ATGCACAGCTCAGGCCTGGCCTGGCACCCAGACATAGCCACCCAGTTGGTGCTGTGTTCAGAAGATGATCGTTTCCCGGTGATTCAGCTATGGGATTTGCGCTTTGCCTCCTCGCCCCTGAAGGTGCTGGAGAGCCACAGCAG GGGGATCTTATCCATGTCGTGGAGCCAGGCTGATGCTGAGCTTCTGCTCAGTAGTGCCAAGGACAACCAGATCTTGTGCTGGAAcctggggagcagtgag GTAGTATATAAGCTACCCACACAGAGCAGCTGGTGCTTTGATGTGCAGTGGTGCCCCCGGGACCCTCCAGTGTTCTCTGCTGCCTCCTTCGACGGCTGGATCAGTTTGTACTCCGTGATGGGTAGGAGCTGGGAGGTCCAGCAGATGAGACAGGCTGACAAG ATCTCTTCTTCTTTCAGCAAAGGCCAGCCTCTCCCACCATTGCAGGTACCAGAGCAAGTGGCCCAAGCATCGTTGATACCTCCTCTAAAGAAACCCCCCAAATGGATGAGAAGGCCAGCAGGTGTTTCATTTGCT TTTGGGGGGAAGCTGGTTACCTTTGCCCTCCCCAGCACTCCTGCCCACCAGGTGCCACAGCCTTGCCTCCGCCTAGTCTTCGTCAGTCAAGTCATCATAGAATCTGAATTCCTGAGGCGGTCAGCTGAGCTGCGGGAGGCCCTGGAATCAGGAAATCTCCTGAATTATTGTCAGGACAAGATGGAACAAACATCGCTGCAAAGCGAAAAGATGCTCTGGCAATTCCTGAAG GTGACCTTAGAGGAAGACTCCAGAATGAAATTTCTAAAACTATTAGGATACAGTAAAGATGAGCTTCAGAAGAAG GTGGCCACGTGTTGGAAGAGTGACGTGGGGCTGGGTGAGAGCCCTCAGTCCAAGGGGGACGATCTCCACAGTAACAGACAGCAGGTCTTCTGCAGCCAG ACCTCCAAACACCTCACAGAGGAAGCCTCTGCCTCCTCATCCTTCTTTGATGAGCTGGTCCCTCAGAATATGACTCCATTGGAGATCCCCATCACAGAAG ACACGGATGGACTCCTGAGCCAGGCTCTCCTGCTTGGAGCACTGCGCCCTGCTGTGGAACTGTGTCTGAAGGAAGAGCGCTTTGCTGATGCCATCATCCTGGCCCAGGCTGGAGGCGCAGATCTGCTAAGGCGAACACAGGAGTGCTACTGGGCCAAGAAGAAAACCAGAATCTCTTCG CTGATAGCCTGTGTTGTGCGGAAGAATTGGGAGGATATGGTGCACACCTGTAACCTGCAGAACTGGAAGGAGGCACTGGCCTTACTACTGACATACTCCGGGCCAGAAAAATTCCCTGAGCTCTGTG aCATGCTGGGTACCCGCATGGAGCAGGAGGGTGGCGGAGCACTAATTTCCGAAGCCAGACTCTGTTATGTGTGCTCAGGGAGTGTGGAGCTGCTGGTGGAGTGTTGGGCAAAGTGCCACCAGGCTTCGTACCCCCTGGCTCTGCAG GACCTGATGGAGAAGGTGATGGTCCTTAATAGGAGCTTGGAGCTACTGCGGGGTCCTGACAGGGTGAGCTCAGGCCCTGCCACAACCTTCAGGGTCACTCAGTATGCCAGCCTCCTGGCAGCCCAGGGCAGCCTGGCCACTGCCATGAGCTATCTACCCAGGGACTGTACTCAG GCACCAGTTCAGCAGCTGAGAGATCGACTTTTTCACGCTCAGGGTTCTGGTGTCTTGGGCCAACAGTGTCCTCCTTTCCCCTTCGCTCGGGTTGTGGTGGGAGCTACCCCCCACTCTAAAGCAACATCCTCTTACAGATTGGGATTCCAGCCTTCTCACCAG GTTCCAACTCCATCTCCAAGGCCAAGGATTTTCACACCTCAGTCATCACTAGTGACACCCTTGATATCTTCCCATCCTGGCCCTTATCAAAGCTCCCAAACACAGAATATCAGTGCCTACAGGGCACCTGAGCTCCAGGCAGCCCAGCCTTTGCCCTTGGCCCCTAGTGTAAGGCCTG CTTTTTTTGAGCCACCTCTATTAAGTGGGCAAAAAGCCCAAATTTCTAACCCCTTGGGGTTCCCTGGAGCATGGCCTCTTCCTGGTCCACCTCCACCTGTGGTATCCTCAGACGCCATACAGCCTAGCTCTACCTCTCTGGCTGAGACGACTCGACTGTTCCCTCCACTTCCCGTGAGACTCCCAGGTGTCAGTCCTGCAAGCTTCGGGTCCCTAGCCCCTCCTGTCAACTTCTCTACGACACACCCTCCAGGAGGGCCAGGTGCTGCCTGCTCTAGTGCCCTCCCGATCACTGGCCCCTCGACTGCTCACCCAG GACCTCAAGACTCCTTGAAAAATGCCCCAATGCCCAGGGCAAACCTCCAGAGGAAAAAG TTGTCAGAGAGATTTATGCCCCCAGCACCTATCACTGCTCCAGTGATGAGCCTCACCCCTGAGCCACGAGGGGTCCTTTCCTCACAGCCTTCTGTCCTTGGGATGGGCCATGCTCCCCCAGGAGCTCCAGGAGAATTCAGCCTGCAG caacTTCAGCAGCGGCCCCCTGAGAAGGTGGAAAGGAAAGAGCTGCCTCCAGAGCATCAGTCCTTGAAGACCAGCTTTGAGAAGCTTCTACAACGCTGTTCCCTGTCTGCCACTGATTTA AAGACAAAacggaagctggaaaaggcagccCAACGTCTAGAATGCCTATATGATAAGCTCTGCCAGGGCACA CTCTCACCCCATGTCCTGGCTGGGCTTCATGAGGTAGCCCGATGTGTGGATGCGGGAGACTTCGAGCAGGGCCTGGCAGTGCATGCCCAGGTGGTGGCCTGCAGCAGCTTCAGCGAGGTCTCCAGCTTTATGCTCGTCCTGAAGGCCGTCCTCACCATTGCGCAGAAGCTACACATGTAA
- the SEC31B gene encoding protein transport protein Sec31B isoform X1, whose product MCVLPLIFPKSPFHGGERETRFHVCRYSLNLTLKFAGFYFQWTEGHVSFLPHTGLTMKLKELERPAVQAWSPASQYPVYLATGTSAQQLDASFSTNGTLEIFEVDFRDPSLDLKHKGVLSASSRFYKLIWGSFGSGLPEGSGIIAGGGDNGLLTLYNVTHILSSGKEPVIAQRQKHTGPVRALDFNPFQANLLASGASDSEIFIWDLNNLNVPMTPGSKSQQPPEDIKALAWNRQVQHILSSAHPSGKVVVWDLRKNEPIIKVSDHSNRMHSSGLAWHPDIATQLVLCSEDDRFPVIQLWDLRFASSPLKVLESHSRGILSMSWSQADAELLLSSAKDNQILCWNLGSSEVVYKLPTQSSWCFDVQWCPRDPPVFSAASFDGWISLYSVMGRSWEVQQMRQADKISSSFSKGQPLPPLQVPEQVAQASLIPPLKKPPKWMRRPAGVSFAFGGKLVTFALPSTPAHQVPQPCLRLVFVSQVIIESEFLRRSAELREALESGNLLNYCQDKMEQTSLQSEKMLWQFLKVTLEEDSRMKFLKLLGYSKDELQKKVATCWKSDVGLGESPQSKGDDLHSNRQQVFCSQTSKHLTEEASASSSFFDELVPQNMTPLEIPITEDTDGLLSQALLLGALRPAVELCLKEERFADAIILAQAGGADLLRRTQECYWAKKKTRISSLIACVVRKNWEDMVHTCNLQNWKEALALLLTYSGPEKFPELCDMLGTRMEQEGGGALISEARLCYVCSGSVELLVECWAKCHQASYPLALQDLMEKVMVLNRSLELLRGPDRVSSGPATTFRVTQYASLLAAQGSLATAMSYLPRDCTQAPVQQLRDRLFHAQGSGVLGQQCPPFPFARVVVGATPHSKATSSYRLGFQPSHQVPTPSPRPRIFTPQSSLVTPLISSHPGPYQSSQTQNISAYRAPELQAAQPLPLAPSVRPAFFEPPLLSGQKAQISNPLGFPGAWPLPGPPPPVVSSDAIQPSSTSLAETTRLFPPLPVRLPGVSPASFGSLAPPVNFSTTHPPGGPGAACSSALPITGPSTAHPGPQDSLKNAPMPRANLQRKKLSERFMPPAPITAPVMSLTPEPRGVLSSQPSVLGMGHAPPGAPGEFSLQQLQQRPPEKVERKELPPEHQSLKTSFEKLLQRCSLSATDLKTKRKLEKAAQRLECLYDKLCQGTLSPHVLAGLHEVARCVDAGDFEQGLAVHAQVVACSSFSEVSSFMLVLKAVLTIAQKLHM is encoded by the exons ATGTGTGTGTTACCCCTTATTTTCCCGAAATCCCCATTccatggtggggagagagaaacaagatTTCATGTCTGCAGGTACTCCTTGAATCTGACCCTTAAGTTTGCAGGTTTCTATTTTCAGTGGACTGAGGGCCATGTCAGTTTTCTACCCCACACAGGACTGACCATGAAGCTAAAGGAACTTGAACGGCCAGCTGTCCAAGCGTGGAGCCCAGCCAGCCAGTACCCTGTGTATCTGGCCACAG GAACATCTGCCCAGCAGCTAGATGCCTCCTTTAGCACAAATGGCACATTGGAAATCTTTGAGGTTGATTTCAGGGACCCCTCTTTGGACTTGAAACACAAGGGAGTCCTTTCTGCCTCAAGCAG GTTTTACAAGCTGATCTGGGGGAGCTTTGGCAGTGGGCTTCCAGAAGGCTCCGGGATCATTGCAGGCGGCGGGGACAATGGCCTGCTTACTCTATACAATGTGACCCACATCCTGTCTTCGGGGAAGGAACCTGTGATTGCTCAGAGACAGAAGCACACGGGACCTGTCAGAGCCCTTGACTTTAATCCTTTCCAG GCCAACCTCCTGGCCTCGGGGGCCAGTGATTCTGAAATCTTTATTTGGGATTTGAATAACCTCAATGTGCCAATGACCCCAGGATCCAAGTCACAG CAGCCTCCAGAAGACATCAAGGCACTCGCTTGGAACCGGCAGGTTCAACACATTCTGTCTTCTGCTCACCCCAGCGGCAAGGTGGTTGTGTGGGATCTCAGGAAGAATGAACCTATCATCAAAGTCAGCGATCACAGCAACAGG ATGCACAGCTCAGGCCTGGCCTGGCACCCAGACATAGCCACCCAGTTGGTGCTGTGTTCAGAAGATGATCGTTTCCCGGTGATTCAGCTATGGGATTTGCGCTTTGCCTCCTCGCCCCTGAAGGTGCTGGAGAGCCACAGCAG GGGGATCTTATCCATGTCGTGGAGCCAGGCTGATGCTGAGCTTCTGCTCAGTAGTGCCAAGGACAACCAGATCTTGTGCTGGAAcctggggagcagtgag GTAGTATATAAGCTACCCACACAGAGCAGCTGGTGCTTTGATGTGCAGTGGTGCCCCCGGGACCCTCCAGTGTTCTCTGCTGCCTCCTTCGACGGCTGGATCAGTTTGTACTCCGTGATGGGTAGGAGCTGGGAGGTCCAGCAGATGAGACAGGCTGACAAG ATCTCTTCTTCTTTCAGCAAAGGCCAGCCTCTCCCACCATTGCAGGTACCAGAGCAAGTGGCCCAAGCATCGTTGATACCTCCTCTAAAGAAACCCCCCAAATGGATGAGAAGGCCAGCAGGTGTTTCATTTGCT TTTGGGGGGAAGCTGGTTACCTTTGCCCTCCCCAGCACTCCTGCCCACCAGGTGCCACAGCCTTGCCTCCGCCTAGTCTTCGTCAGTCAAGTCATCATAGAATCTGAATTCCTGAGGCGGTCAGCTGAGCTGCGGGAGGCCCTGGAATCAGGAAATCTCCTGAATTATTGTCAGGACAAGATGGAACAAACATCGCTGCAAAGCGAAAAGATGCTCTGGCAATTCCTGAAG GTGACCTTAGAGGAAGACTCCAGAATGAAATTTCTAAAACTATTAGGATACAGTAAAGATGAGCTTCAGAAGAAG GTGGCCACGTGTTGGAAGAGTGACGTGGGGCTGGGTGAGAGCCCTCAGTCCAAGGGGGACGATCTCCACAGTAACAGACAGCAGGTCTTCTGCAGCCAG ACCTCCAAACACCTCACAGAGGAAGCCTCTGCCTCCTCATCCTTCTTTGATGAGCTGGTCCCTCAGAATATGACTCCATTGGAGATCCCCATCACAGAAG ACACGGATGGACTCCTGAGCCAGGCTCTCCTGCTTGGAGCACTGCGCCCTGCTGTGGAACTGTGTCTGAAGGAAGAGCGCTTTGCTGATGCCATCATCCTGGCCCAGGCTGGAGGCGCAGATCTGCTAAGGCGAACACAGGAGTGCTACTGGGCCAAGAAGAAAACCAGAATCTCTTCG CTGATAGCCTGTGTTGTGCGGAAGAATTGGGAGGATATGGTGCACACCTGTAACCTGCAGAACTGGAAGGAGGCACTGGCCTTACTACTGACATACTCCGGGCCAGAAAAATTCCCTGAGCTCTGTG aCATGCTGGGTACCCGCATGGAGCAGGAGGGTGGCGGAGCACTAATTTCCGAAGCCAGACTCTGTTATGTGTGCTCAGGGAGTGTGGAGCTGCTGGTGGAGTGTTGGGCAAAGTGCCACCAGGCTTCGTACCCCCTGGCTCTGCAG GACCTGATGGAGAAGGTGATGGTCCTTAATAGGAGCTTGGAGCTACTGCGGGGTCCTGACAGGGTGAGCTCAGGCCCTGCCACAACCTTCAGGGTCACTCAGTATGCCAGCCTCCTGGCAGCCCAGGGCAGCCTGGCCACTGCCATGAGCTATCTACCCAGGGACTGTACTCAG GCACCAGTTCAGCAGCTGAGAGATCGACTTTTTCACGCTCAGGGTTCTGGTGTCTTGGGCCAACAGTGTCCTCCTTTCCCCTTCGCTCGGGTTGTGGTGGGAGCTACCCCCCACTCTAAAGCAACATCCTCTTACAGATTGGGATTCCAGCCTTCTCACCAG GTTCCAACTCCATCTCCAAGGCCAAGGATTTTCACACCTCAGTCATCACTAGTGACACCCTTGATATCTTCCCATCCTGGCCCTTATCAAAGCTCCCAAACACAGAATATCAGTGCCTACAGGGCACCTGAGCTCCAGGCAGCCCAGCCTTTGCCCTTGGCCCCTAGTGTAAGGCCTG CTTTTTTTGAGCCACCTCTATTAAGTGGGCAAAAAGCCCAAATTTCTAACCCCTTGGGGTTCCCTGGAGCATGGCCTCTTCCTGGTCCACCTCCACCTGTGGTATCCTCAGACGCCATACAGCCTAGCTCTACCTCTCTGGCTGAGACGACTCGACTGTTCCCTCCACTTCCCGTGAGACTCCCAGGTGTCAGTCCTGCAAGCTTCGGGTCCCTAGCCCCTCCTGTCAACTTCTCTACGACACACCCTCCAGGAGGGCCAGGTGCTGCCTGCTCTAGTGCCCTCCCGATCACTGGCCCCTCGACTGCTCACCCAG GACCTCAAGACTCCTTGAAAAATGCCCCAATGCCCAGGGCAAACCTCCAGAGGAAAAAG TTGTCAGAGAGATTTATGCCCCCAGCACCTATCACTGCTCCAGTGATGAGCCTCACCCCTGAGCCACGAGGGGTCCTTTCCTCACAGCCTTCTGTCCTTGGGATGGGCCATGCTCCCCCAGGAGCTCCAGGAGAATTCAGCCTGCAG caacTTCAGCAGCGGCCCCCTGAGAAGGTGGAAAGGAAAGAGCTGCCTCCAGAGCATCAGTCCTTGAAGACCAGCTTTGAGAAGCTTCTACAACGCTGTTCCCTGTCTGCCACTGATTTA AAGACAAAacggaagctggaaaaggcagccCAACGTCTAGAATGCCTATATGATAAGCTCTGCCAGGGCACA CTCTCACCCCATGTCCTGGCTGGGCTTCATGAGGTAGCCCGATGTGTGGATGCGGGAGACTTCGAGCAGGGCCTGGCAGTGCATGCCCAGGTGGTGGCCTGCAGCAGCTTCAGCGAGGTCTCCAGCTTTATGCTCGTCCTGAAGGCCGTCCTCACCATTGCGCAGAAGCTACACATGTAA
- the SEC31B gene encoding protein transport protein Sec31B isoform X8 — MCVLPLIFPKSPFHGGERETRFHVCRYSLNLTLKFAGFYFQWTEGHVSFLPHTGLTMKLKELERPAVQAWSPASQYPVYLATGTSAQQLDASFSTNGTLEIFEVDFRDPSLDLKHKGVLSASSRFYKLIWGSFGSGLPEGSGIIAGGGDNGLLTLYNVTHILSSGKEPVIAQRQKHTGPVRALDFNPFQANLLASGASDSEIFIWDLNNLNVPMTPGSKSQQPPEDIKALAWNRQVQHILSSAHPSGKVVVWDLRKNEPIIKVSDHSNRMHSSGLAWHPDIATQLVLCSEDDRFPVIQLWDLRFASSPLKVLESHSRGILSMSWSQADAELLLSSAKDNQILCWNLGSSEVVYKLPTQSSWCFDVQWCPRDPPVFSAASFDGWISLYSVMGRSWEVQQMRQADKISSSFSKGQPLPPLQVPEQVAQASLIPPLKKPPKWMRRPAGVSFAFGGKLVTFALPSTPAHQVPQPCLRLVFVSQVIIESEFLRRSAELREALESGNLLNYCQDKMEQTSLQSEKMLWQFLKVTLEEDSRMKFLKLLGYSKDELQKKVATCWKSDVGLGESPQSKGDDLHSNRQQVFCSQTSKHLTEEASASSSFFDELVPQNMTPLEIPITEDTDGLLSQALLLGALRPAVELCLKEERFADAIILAQAGGADLLRRTQECYWAKKKTRISSLIACVVRKNWEDMVHTCNLQNWKEALALLLTYSGPEKFPELCDMLGTRMEQEGGGALISEARLCYVCSGSVELLVECWAKCHQASYPLALQDLMEKVMVLNRSLELLRGPDRVSSGPATTFRVTQYASLLAAQGSLATAMSYLPRDCTQAPVQQLRDRLFHAQGSGVLGQQCPPFPFARVVVGATPHSKATSSYRLGFQPSHQVPTPSPRPRIFTPQSSLVTPLISSHPGPYQSSQTQNISAYRAPELQAAQPLPLAPSVRPAFFEPPLLSGQKAQISNPLGFPGAWPLPGPPPPVVSSDAIQPSSTSLAETTRLFPPLPVRLPGVSPASFGSLAPPVNFSTTHPPGGPGAACSSALPITGPSTAHPGPQDSLKNAPMPRANLQRKKLSERFMPPAPITAPVMSLTPEPRGVLSSQPSVLGMGHAPPGAPGEFSLQQLQQRPPEKVERKELPPEHQSLKTSFEKLLQRCSLSATDLSADCLYGSQHKYFSSRNAG, encoded by the exons ATGTGTGTGTTACCCCTTATTTTCCCGAAATCCCCATTccatggtggggagagagaaacaagatTTCATGTCTGCAGGTACTCCTTGAATCTGACCCTTAAGTTTGCAGGTTTCTATTTTCAGTGGACTGAGGGCCATGTCAGTTTTCTACCCCACACAGGACTGACCATGAAGCTAAAGGAACTTGAACGGCCAGCTGTCCAAGCGTGGAGCCCAGCCAGCCAGTACCCTGTGTATCTGGCCACAG GAACATCTGCCCAGCAGCTAGATGCCTCCTTTAGCACAAATGGCACATTGGAAATCTTTGAGGTTGATTTCAGGGACCCCTCTTTGGACTTGAAACACAAGGGAGTCCTTTCTGCCTCAAGCAG GTTTTACAAGCTGATCTGGGGGAGCTTTGGCAGTGGGCTTCCAGAAGGCTCCGGGATCATTGCAGGCGGCGGGGACAATGGCCTGCTTACTCTATACAATGTGACCCACATCCTGTCTTCGGGGAAGGAACCTGTGATTGCTCAGAGACAGAAGCACACGGGACCTGTCAGAGCCCTTGACTTTAATCCTTTCCAG GCCAACCTCCTGGCCTCGGGGGCCAGTGATTCTGAAATCTTTATTTGGGATTTGAATAACCTCAATGTGCCAATGACCCCAGGATCCAAGTCACAG CAGCCTCCAGAAGACATCAAGGCACTCGCTTGGAACCGGCAGGTTCAACACATTCTGTCTTCTGCTCACCCCAGCGGCAAGGTGGTTGTGTGGGATCTCAGGAAGAATGAACCTATCATCAAAGTCAGCGATCACAGCAACAGG ATGCACAGCTCAGGCCTGGCCTGGCACCCAGACATAGCCACCCAGTTGGTGCTGTGTTCAGAAGATGATCGTTTCCCGGTGATTCAGCTATGGGATTTGCGCTTTGCCTCCTCGCCCCTGAAGGTGCTGGAGAGCCACAGCAG GGGGATCTTATCCATGTCGTGGAGCCAGGCTGATGCTGAGCTTCTGCTCAGTAGTGCCAAGGACAACCAGATCTTGTGCTGGAAcctggggagcagtgag GTAGTATATAAGCTACCCACACAGAGCAGCTGGTGCTTTGATGTGCAGTGGTGCCCCCGGGACCCTCCAGTGTTCTCTGCTGCCTCCTTCGACGGCTGGATCAGTTTGTACTCCGTGATGGGTAGGAGCTGGGAGGTCCAGCAGATGAGACAGGCTGACAAG ATCTCTTCTTCTTTCAGCAAAGGCCAGCCTCTCCCACCATTGCAGGTACCAGAGCAAGTGGCCCAAGCATCGTTGATACCTCCTCTAAAGAAACCCCCCAAATGGATGAGAAGGCCAGCAGGTGTTTCATTTGCT TTTGGGGGGAAGCTGGTTACCTTTGCCCTCCCCAGCACTCCTGCCCACCAGGTGCCACAGCCTTGCCTCCGCCTAGTCTTCGTCAGTCAAGTCATCATAGAATCTGAATTCCTGAGGCGGTCAGCTGAGCTGCGGGAGGCCCTGGAATCAGGAAATCTCCTGAATTATTGTCAGGACAAGATGGAACAAACATCGCTGCAAAGCGAAAAGATGCTCTGGCAATTCCTGAAG GTGACCTTAGAGGAAGACTCCAGAATGAAATTTCTAAAACTATTAGGATACAGTAAAGATGAGCTTCAGAAGAAG GTGGCCACGTGTTGGAAGAGTGACGTGGGGCTGGGTGAGAGCCCTCAGTCCAAGGGGGACGATCTCCACAGTAACAGACAGCAGGTCTTCTGCAGCCAG ACCTCCAAACACCTCACAGAGGAAGCCTCTGCCTCCTCATCCTTCTTTGATGAGCTGGTCCCTCAGAATATGACTCCATTGGAGATCCCCATCACAGAAG ACACGGATGGACTCCTGAGCCAGGCTCTCCTGCTTGGAGCACTGCGCCCTGCTGTGGAACTGTGTCTGAAGGAAGAGCGCTTTGCTGATGCCATCATCCTGGCCCAGGCTGGAGGCGCAGATCTGCTAAGGCGAACACAGGAGTGCTACTGGGCCAAGAAGAAAACCAGAATCTCTTCG CTGATAGCCTGTGTTGTGCGGAAGAATTGGGAGGATATGGTGCACACCTGTAACCTGCAGAACTGGAAGGAGGCACTGGCCTTACTACTGACATACTCCGGGCCAGAAAAATTCCCTGAGCTCTGTG aCATGCTGGGTACCCGCATGGAGCAGGAGGGTGGCGGAGCACTAATTTCCGAAGCCAGACTCTGTTATGTGTGCTCAGGGAGTGTGGAGCTGCTGGTGGAGTGTTGGGCAAAGTGCCACCAGGCTTCGTACCCCCTGGCTCTGCAG GACCTGATGGAGAAGGTGATGGTCCTTAATAGGAGCTTGGAGCTACTGCGGGGTCCTGACAGGGTGAGCTCAGGCCCTGCCACAACCTTCAGGGTCACTCAGTATGCCAGCCTCCTGGCAGCCCAGGGCAGCCTGGCCACTGCCATGAGCTATCTACCCAGGGACTGTACTCAG GCACCAGTTCAGCAGCTGAGAGATCGACTTTTTCACGCTCAGGGTTCTGGTGTCTTGGGCCAACAGTGTCCTCCTTTCCCCTTCGCTCGGGTTGTGGTGGGAGCTACCCCCCACTCTAAAGCAACATCCTCTTACAGATTGGGATTCCAGCCTTCTCACCAG GTTCCAACTCCATCTCCAAGGCCAAGGATTTTCACACCTCAGTCATCACTAGTGACACCCTTGATATCTTCCCATCCTGGCCCTTATCAAAGCTCCCAAACACAGAATATCAGTGCCTACAGGGCACCTGAGCTCCAGGCAGCCCAGCCTTTGCCCTTGGCCCCTAGTGTAAGGCCTG CTTTTTTTGAGCCACCTCTATTAAGTGGGCAAAAAGCCCAAATTTCTAACCCCTTGGGGTTCCCTGGAGCATGGCCTCTTCCTGGTCCACCTCCACCTGTGGTATCCTCAGACGCCATACAGCCTAGCTCTACCTCTCTGGCTGAGACGACTCGACTGTTCCCTCCACTTCCCGTGAGACTCCCAGGTGTCAGTCCTGCAAGCTTCGGGTCCCTAGCCCCTCCTGTCAACTTCTCTACGACACACCCTCCAGGAGGGCCAGGTGCTGCCTGCTCTAGTGCCCTCCCGATCACTGGCCCCTCGACTGCTCACCCAG GACCTCAAGACTCCTTGAAAAATGCCCCAATGCCCAGGGCAAACCTCCAGAGGAAAAAG TTGTCAGAGAGATTTATGCCCCCAGCACCTATCACTGCTCCAGTGATGAGCCTCACCCCTGAGCCACGAGGGGTCCTTTCCTCACAGCCTTCTGTCCTTGGGATGGGCCATGCTCCCCCAGGAGCTCCAGGAGAATTCAGCCTGCAG caacTTCAGCAGCGGCCCCCTGAGAAGGTGGAAAGGAAAGAGCTGCCTCCAGAGCATCAGTCCTTGAAGACCAGCTTTGAGAAGCTTCTACAACGCTGTTCCCTGTCTGCCACTGATTTA TCTGCGGATTGCCTCTATGGGAGCCAACATAAATATTTCTCCTCCAGGAATGCGGgttaa